From Halotia branconii CENA392, the proteins below share one genomic window:
- a CDS encoding acyl-CoA dehydrogenase family protein: MQLVETRESEDYIVLAKSLADEFAQTAVARDTKGGTPKQERDRLRQSNLLKLIIPKEYGGLGQTWIVTFKVTREFAKVDSSIAHIFSYHHLGVVIPHIFGSVEQKQRYYSETIRNNWFWCNALNPLDRRTTLTPENNHFRLNGSKSFCSGSQDSDILPITATNQTTGKLNVLAIPTLREGITVHDDWNNMGQRQTDSGSITFDNVLVHSHEILGIGDKPSQPFDTIRACLTQLNLANIYLGIAEGAFEAAKLYTKTSTKPWLTSGVEDATQDPYIIQHYGNMWVDLQAAKSLTDQAGELLQVAWEKEWSLTAEQRGECALYIATAKVAATRVGLDVTNRIFEVMGARATSAKYGFDRYWRNLRTFTLHDPVDYKVKDIGNWALNEKLPKPDFYS; encoded by the coding sequence ATGCAATTAGTCGAAACCAGAGAATCTGAAGATTACATTGTTTTAGCTAAATCTTTAGCTGATGAATTTGCCCAGACTGCGGTAGCACGCGACACCAAAGGCGGAACACCTAAACAAGAACGCGATCGCTTGCGCCAAAGCAACTTACTTAAACTAATCATACCTAAAGAGTATGGCGGTTTAGGGCAAACTTGGATCGTTACTTTCAAAGTTACCCGCGAGTTTGCCAAAGTTGATAGTTCCATTGCTCATATCTTCTCATACCACCATTTAGGTGTGGTTATTCCTCATATTTTTGGTTCAGTAGAACAGAAACAGCGATATTACTCAGAAACCATCCGTAATAATTGGTTTTGGTGCAATGCCCTCAACCCCCTAGATCGCAGAACAACTCTTACACCAGAAAATAATCATTTCCGTCTCAATGGGAGCAAAAGTTTTTGTTCAGGCTCTCAAGACTCAGATATATTACCAATCACTGCCACTAATCAAACAACTGGTAAATTAAACGTTCTGGCAATTCCTACCTTAAGAGAAGGTATTACCGTTCATGATGACTGGAATAATATGGGGCAACGCCAAACAGACAGCGGTAGCATTACTTTTGATAATGTATTGGTACATAGTCATGAAATTCTAGGTATTGGAGACAAACCAAGTCAACCTTTCGATACTATCCGCGCCTGTTTAACTCAATTGAATCTTGCTAATATCTACCTGGGAATTGCCGAGGGAGCTTTCGAGGCTGCTAAGTTATATACTAAAACCAGTACAAAACCCTGGCTGACATCAGGTGTAGAGGATGCGACCCAAGACCCGTATATTATCCAACACTATGGTAATATGTGGGTTGACCTCCAAGCAGCTAAGAGCTTGACTGACCAAGCGGGAGAATTACTACAAGTGGCTTGGGAAAAAGAATGGTCACTCACTGCCGAGCAACGGGGGGAATGTGCGCTTTATATCGCTACTGCCAAAGTTGCAGCGACTAGAGTCGGTTTAGATGTCACCAATCGCATCTTTGAAGTTATGGGCGCACGCGCTACGAGTGCGAAATATGGCTTTGACCGCTACTGGCGCAATCTCCGCACTTTCACTCTGCATGACCCAGTAGATTATAAAGTTAAAGATATCGGTAACTGGGCATTAAATGAGAAATTGCCAAAACCGGACTTTTATTCATAA
- the sfnG gene encoding dimethylsulfone monooxygenase SfnG has protein sequence MVDIKFAYWIPNVSGGLVVSKIAQRTDWTFDYNAQLAQTAEQVGFDYALAQARFIASYGAEYQLEALTTVAALAPVTERLKLIAAVHPGLWHPGVVAKMGATIDFISKGRFALNVVSGWFKNEFTIYGEPWLDHDERYRRSEEFIRVLKGMWTEEEFHLKGDFYRINGGWVKPKPINQNPHPEIFQGGNSKAARRMAARVSDWYFMNGNTIEGVREQIQEVSALAAEEGRKVKFGLNAFIIVRDTEKEAHDVLREIIAQADKEAVAGFGEAVKQAGTSTREKEGMWANSNFEDLVQYNDGFKSGLIGTADQVADRIRQFYEVGVDLILGGFLHYSDDLPAFGRTVIPLVREIESRHRTSEELVTA, from the coding sequence GTGGTGGATATTAAGTTTGCATATTGGATTCCCAATGTCAGTGGTGGATTAGTTGTTAGTAAAATTGCTCAACGCACAGATTGGACATTCGATTACAATGCCCAACTCGCTCAAACTGCCGAACAGGTAGGCTTTGACTATGCCTTAGCACAAGCTAGATTTATTGCCAGCTACGGTGCTGAGTATCAACTAGAGGCATTGACTACAGTTGCAGCTTTGGCACCTGTAACCGAACGGCTGAAATTAATTGCCGCAGTTCATCCAGGATTATGGCATCCAGGTGTAGTTGCCAAGATGGGTGCAACAATTGATTTTATTTCTAAAGGTCGCTTTGCTCTAAATGTTGTCAGTGGATGGTTTAAAAATGAATTCACAATTTATGGTGAACCGTGGTTAGATCATGATGAACGCTATCGCCGATCTGAGGAGTTCATTCGCGTACTCAAAGGGATGTGGACAGAAGAAGAGTTCCACTTAAAGGGAGACTTTTACCGCATCAATGGTGGTTGGGTGAAGCCCAAACCAATTAATCAAAATCCCCATCCAGAAATCTTCCAAGGTGGTAACTCTAAAGCTGCACGACGGATGGCAGCGCGTGTATCTGATTGGTATTTCATGAATGGCAATACCATCGAAGGTGTGCGCGAACAAATTCAGGAAGTTTCTGCTCTAGCGGCTGAGGAAGGGCGTAAAGTCAAGTTTGGATTAAATGCCTTTATCATCGTCCGAGACACTGAAAAAGAAGCTCATGACGTACTGCGAGAGATTATTGCTCAAGCGGATAAAGAAGCTGTTGCAGGTTTTGGCGAAGCTGTAAAACAAGCCGGAACTTCAACTCGTGAGAAAGAGGGAATGTGGGCAAACTCTAATTTTGAAGACTTAGTGCAATATAACGACGGTTTTAAGTCAGGTTTGATTGGCACAGCAGATCAAGTTGCCGATCGCATTCGCCAATTCTACGAAGTTGGCGTGGATTTGATTTTAGGTGGCTTTTTACATTACAGCGATGATTTACCAGCTTTTGGTCGCACGGTAATTCCTTTGGTGCGGGAGATTGAATCGCGTCATCGCACATCTGAAGAGTTAGTAACTGCATAA
- a CDS encoding SfnB family sulfur acquisition oxidoreductase, which translates to MTSVISIEQKAHVIVDDTEAIAIAHQLAAEFVKGDSERDREGKIPVDEVNKYSQSGLWGITVPKEYGGAFVSNATLAEVTKIISEADSSLGQIPQNHWYIVESIRLDGTEEQKRFFFDLVLQGKRFGNAFSEIGTKSVTDVQTRLEKSGDGYVLNGRKFYSSGALVADWIPVIARNDDDKTVIALVESDTPGLNVIDDWSSFGQRTTASGTTIIENVQVSQERVIPHFLAFERPTTQGPIAQIIQAAVDVGIAKAALRETIHYVHNYTRPWIDVELEHGYEDPLTIYNVGNIVIQVHAAEALLRRSGEYIDRAIAKPTDSSVAEASIAVAEAKALAAEAAILTTNKLFELAGTKSTLRQYNLDRHWRNARTHTLHDPVRWKYYAVGNFYLNGVNPPRHPWL; encoded by the coding sequence ATGACATCTGTAATTAGTATCGAACAAAAAGCTCATGTAATTGTTGACGATACTGAAGCGATCGCGATCGCCCATCAATTAGCTGCTGAATTTGTCAAAGGAGATTCCGAACGAGACAGAGAAGGGAAGATACCTGTTGATGAGGTGAATAAATATTCTCAAAGCGGGCTGTGGGGAATTACAGTTCCCAAAGAGTATGGCGGTGCTTTTGTATCGAATGCCACCCTGGCAGAAGTAACTAAAATTATCTCCGAAGCTGATTCGAGTTTGGGACAAATTCCCCAAAATCATTGGTATATTGTGGAATCGATTCGGTTGGATGGGACGGAAGAACAAAAACGTTTTTTCTTTGACTTAGTATTACAAGGTAAGCGATTTGGTAACGCCTTTTCTGAAATTGGTACTAAATCAGTAACCGACGTGCAGACACGCCTAGAAAAGTCTGGAGATGGATACGTTCTCAACGGCAGGAAATTCTATTCTAGCGGAGCATTGGTAGCCGATTGGATTCCTGTCATTGCTCGTAATGATGACGATAAAACAGTGATTGCTCTGGTAGAAAGCGATACACCAGGCTTAAATGTCATTGACGATTGGAGCAGTTTTGGGCAACGTACCACCGCTAGCGGCACTACTATTATTGAGAATGTTCAAGTGTCCCAAGAGCGTGTGATTCCTCACTTCTTAGCCTTTGAACGTCCAACCACCCAAGGCCCCATCGCCCAAATTATTCAAGCAGCAGTAGATGTCGGCATTGCGAAAGCAGCTTTGAGAGAGACAATCCACTACGTTCACAACTATACTCGTCCCTGGATTGATGTTGAATTGGAACATGGTTACGAAGATCCCCTAACTATCTACAACGTCGGTAACATAGTTATCCAAGTTCATGCAGCCGAAGCACTGCTACGTCGTTCGGGTGAGTATATTGATCGAGCGATCGCCAAGCCAACTGATAGTAGTGTGGCAGAAGCTTCTATTGCTGTGGCAGAAGCAAAAGCACTGGCTGCGGAAGCGGCGATTTTAACAACTAACAAGCTGTTTGAATTGGCTGGTACTAAGTCTACCTTACGGCAATATAACTTAGACCGCCACTGGCGCAATGCTCGGACTCATACTCTACATGACCCCGTTCGCTGGAAATACTATGCCGTTGGTAATTTCTACTTGAATGGTGTTAATCCACCGCGTCATCCTTGGCTGTAA
- a CDS encoding EF-hand domain-containing protein — protein MATEQELQSLFNDLDRDQDGKVSINELFLSPGLSAVILSETNTSSPQELLVQYDSDQDGSITFEELKEAVKKASNLN, from the coding sequence ATGGCAACCGAGCAAGAGCTTCAATCTCTTTTTAATGACTTAGATCGCGATCAAGACGGCAAAGTCTCCATTAATGAGCTTTTTTTAAGTCCTGGTTTAAGTGCAGTCATCTTATCAGAAACAAATACCAGTAGTCCCCAGGAGTTACTAGTACAGTATGATTCAGACCAAGACGGTAGTATTACCTTTGAAGAGTTAAAGGAAGCAGTTAAGAAAGCAAGTAATTTAAATTAA
- a CDS encoding DUF3352 domain-containing protein, with the protein MALPIATLSLLAALTVAPVQEPTEKPPSSIPMIANVLPTDTPLVGLVNTKKATWATLSRFQLFQTAFTAAAQFLPPTLQFDYAKDIESWLGDQVAIVFMPKVESTTASIDANFLMLAPVKNDTRLQLLLDQLKKNTPRVKTRQYKGITILELPASPVESPTNKLPTTSLKKLKLSAAPDLVKPNWLTKKRGIAIATLPGYVVTGITAQPIEQLIDAQQNNATLAKNSQFQQTIQYSQSGQVLFTLYENLATFLPLISDISKDPSLPFPILSVDTLNLEQLNKYGIINGFLTLQPEGLRFQINAYNQTSQSKQGKVNLKKTETILDRMPGATYSAFTGQNLSYQWQQIAKGLATKAQLKDMLETLRSFVRSSTGLDLEQDILGWMDGEYGFFLFPTKGGLFKLVGANFNLGIGLAVQTSDRTTADTTFKKLDQFVKSFSGGGVKVNTHNIKGHTVTSWDVGGDASQSLLAYSWVDNNTAIVATGFGAIADLVPQPYILLPTTYNFTTATNSLPYPNHGYFYVNMGSLLSWVYGFLPSIFNDPSFQPWKQTIGSVYSISATTSTRPDREQFDILLVLAPTRK; encoded by the coding sequence ATGGCATTACCAATTGCTACGTTATCACTGCTTGCGGCTTTAACAGTTGCGCCTGTACAAGAACCTACTGAGAAGCCACCATCTTCAATACCCATGATTGCCAATGTTTTACCAACCGACACACCATTAGTAGGTTTAGTGAATACAAAAAAAGCAACTTGGGCTACTTTAAGTCGCTTTCAGTTATTTCAAACAGCTTTTACAGCAGCAGCGCAATTTTTACCGCCCACTTTGCAGTTTGACTATGCCAAAGATATTGAATCTTGGTTAGGAGATCAAGTAGCAATTGTATTTATGCCAAAAGTGGAATCTACTACTGCTAGCATAGATGCTAATTTTCTCATGCTGGCTCCCGTCAAAAATGACACACGCTTGCAGTTATTGCTGGATCAACTTAAGAAAAATACACCACGGGTAAAAACACGGCAGTACAAGGGTATTACCATATTAGAACTGCCAGCCTCCCCAGTAGAATCACCTACAAACAAATTACCTACCACATCCCTAAAAAAACTGAAGTTGTCTGCTGCACCGGATTTGGTGAAGCCAAATTGGTTGACCAAAAAACGCGGGATTGCGATCGCTACTCTACCAGGATACGTTGTTACAGGCATCACAGCTCAACCAATTGAGCAGTTAATCGATGCCCAACAAAACAACGCCACTTTAGCTAAAAATTCTCAGTTTCAACAGACAATCCAGTATTCTCAATCAGGTCAGGTGCTGTTTACATTGTATGAAAATTTAGCTACATTTCTTCCCTTAATTAGTGACATCTCTAAAGATCCAAGTCTGCCGTTTCCTATATTGAGTGTTGACACTCTCAACCTGGAACAATTAAATAAATACGGCATTATCAATGGCTTTTTGACATTACAACCAGAAGGGCTGCGCTTTCAAATTAACGCTTACAACCAAACTTCCCAATCTAAACAAGGTAAAGTTAATCTCAAAAAAACTGAGACTATTTTAGATCGAATGCCTGGGGCTACTTACTCGGCTTTTACTGGTCAAAATCTCAGCTACCAATGGCAACAGATAGCTAAAGGGTTGGCCACAAAGGCACAACTTAAAGATATGCTCGAAACGTTGCGTAGTTTTGTTCGTAGCAGCACAGGACTAGATTTAGAACAAGATATCTTAGGTTGGATGGATGGGGAATATGGTTTTTTCTTATTTCCTACTAAAGGCGGATTGTTTAAATTAGTCGGCGCAAACTTTAATTTAGGGATCGGCTTGGCTGTACAAACAAGCGATCGCACTACCGCAGATACCACTTTTAAAAAGCTAGATCAGTTTGTCAAGTCGTTCTCCGGGGGAGGAGTGAAGGTCAATACTCACAATATCAAGGGTCACACTGTCACTAGTTGGGATGTGGGAGGAGATGCTTCACAAAGCTTATTGGCTTATAGTTGGGTAGATAATAATACTGCGATTGTGGCCACTGGATTCGGAGCGATCGCAGACTTAGTACCACAGCCATACATACTGCTACCTACAACTTATAATTTCACAACTGCTACTAATTCTTTACCTTATCCTAACCACGGATATTTCTATGTAAATATGGGGTCTTTATTGTCATGGGTTTATGGTTTCTTACCATCAATATTTAATGACCCTAGTTTTCAACCCTGGAAACAGACTATCGGCTCAGTGTACAGCATTAGTGCCACGACTTCTACAAGACCAGATCGAGAACAATTTGATATTTTGCTTGTTTTGGCTCCCACGAGAAAATAA
- a CDS encoding ABC transporter substrate-binding protein produces the protein MTWFCLSMRRWNRITQFLSLFCLCLFLVISCAPRPQTTTPSNSGSGTTGDGRITIGTTLKPRTLDPADAYELASLGLVINLSDRLYYYEPGSTEIKPQLATALPQVSADGLTYTIPLRQGVVFHDGTPFNAEAMTFSIQRFIENKGKPSFLLADTVASVKATGENELTIKLKKPFAAFPSLLAFSGVCAVSPKVYEIAPGKFKPNTFVGTGPYKLAQYGTDSLRFDVFDKYWGNKPANKGINIQIQTSPVNLFNAFRTGAVDVAYLSLQPDQVRSLEESAKKGNWQAITAQSSVVSYLVLNRNQQPLDKPEVRQAVAAIIDRPLINQRVLYNQADPLYSMIPTTFDVSQPLFKDKYGDAKFDQAKQLLTSAGFSKTNPAKVQVWYPSSSPTRSLAAQTLKSLADTKMDGILQFEVITVEGPTFFKDISKGLYPAALLDWYPDFLDPDNYIQPFLACQKGSAAKGCEDGGSQTQGSFYYSETMNQLIDQERKEQNPQARQKIFAEIQTQVTNDVPYVPLWQNKDYVFAQKGISDVKLDPTQNLIYKTIKK, from the coding sequence ATGACTTGGTTTTGTTTATCTATGAGACGGTGGAATAGGATTACACAATTCTTATCTTTATTTTGTTTATGTTTATTTTTAGTGATTAGCTGTGCGCCTCGTCCCCAAACAACTACCCCATCTAATTCTGGGAGTGGCACTACAGGCGATGGTCGTATTACTATCGGGACAACCCTGAAGCCGAGAACCCTTGATCCTGCTGATGCTTATGAATTAGCATCTTTGGGTTTAGTAATTAATTTAAGCGATCGCCTCTATTATTACGAACCAGGCAGTACGGAAATTAAGCCTCAATTAGCTACAGCATTACCTCAAGTCAGTGCGGATGGTTTAACTTATACAATTCCCTTACGCCAAGGAGTGGTTTTTCACGATGGAACTCCTTTCAACGCTGAAGCCATGACATTTAGCATCCAGCGTTTTATAGAAAATAAGGGTAAGCCTTCCTTCCTGCTGGCAGATACAGTGGCATCAGTGAAAGCCACAGGTGAAAACGAACTCACAATCAAGCTGAAAAAGCCCTTTGCAGCATTTCCCTCACTGTTAGCATTTTCTGGAGTGTGTGCAGTTTCACCTAAAGTTTACGAAATTGCACCGGGTAAATTTAAACCGAATACTTTTGTCGGGACTGGCCCATACAAGTTAGCCCAGTATGGTACAGATTCACTGCGATTTGATGTCTTTGACAAATACTGGGGAAACAAACCAGCCAACAAAGGTATTAACATCCAAATTCAAACTAGTCCGGTGAATTTATTTAATGCCTTTCGCACAGGTGCAGTAGATGTCGCTTACTTATCTTTGCAACCAGATCAAGTCCGTAGCTTAGAAGAAAGTGCGAAAAAAGGAAATTGGCAAGCCATTACTGCCCAAAGTAGCGTAGTTAGTTATTTGGTGTTGAACCGCAATCAGCAACCTTTAGATAAACCAGAAGTTAGACAAGCTGTTGCAGCCATAATTGACCGTCCATTAATTAATCAACGAGTTTTATATAATCAAGCTGATCCGCTTTACAGCATGATTCCCACTACCTTTGATGTTTCCCAGCCATTATTTAAGGATAAATATGGCGATGCTAAATTTGATCAAGCTAAACAATTATTAACTAGTGCTGGTTTCTCCAAAACAAACCCCGCAAAAGTTCAAGTTTGGTATCCTTCTAGTTCACCAACTCGCAGTTTAGCAGCACAGACACTTAAATCATTAGCTGATACCAAAATGGACGGGATACTGCAATTTGAAGTCATTACTGTAGAAGGGCCTACCTTTTTTAAAGACATCTCCAAGGGTTTATATCCAGCAGCTTTACTCGATTGGTATCCAGATTTTTTAGATCCAGATAACTATATTCAGCCGTTTTTAGCTTGTCAAAAAGGTTCAGCAGCTAAAGGATGCGAAGATGGTGGCAGTCAAACTCAAGGTTCGTTTTACTATAGCGAAACCATGAATCAGTTGATTGATCAAGAACGTAAAGAACAAAACCCCCAAGCGCGTCAAAAGATTTTCGCAGAAATTCAAACACAAGTTACTAATGATGTGCCTTACGTTCCCCTCTGGCAAAACAAAGATTATGTATTTGCTCAAAAAGGCATTAGCGATGTAAAACTTGATCCTACTCAAAACCTGATTTACAAAACAATCAAAAAGTAG
- a CDS encoding sensor histidine kinase — translation MRIDLQLPDINVNSLKEAPIHLFRQIQPHGVLLVLEEPELKILQISSNTWNVFGINPENMLHKKLEDLLDPFQIERIKVGLSEDNLEFINPTKIWVRKKGDDYVVFDAVFHRNAEGFLILELEPAISRENIPFLSFYHLARASINQLEKTSNLRDFCQIIVQEVRKVTGFDRVMLYKFDDDGHGSVVAEEKLASLEPYLGLHYPESDIPKPARKLFASNSIRLIPDAYAEPVQILPANNPVSDRPVDLTNSILRSAASCHTEYLHNMGVGASLTISLIKDQKLWGLIACHHQSPKYVSYELRKACEFLGRVIFSEISAREETENYDYRMSLTHIQSLLVEYMSQEENFIDGLVKHQPNLLNLTSAQGAAVCFGDHCTVIGETPQEEDLNYLVQWLKNNVDEEVFYTDSLPQVYPDAERFKNVASGLLAIPISRRNYVLWFRPEVIQTVNWGGDPHKAFEVSQTEGNVRLCPRKSFELWKETVRLTSLPWQYVEVKAALELRKAIVNIVLRQADELAQLAQDLERSNAELKKFAYVASHDLQEPLNQVANYVQLLEMRYQGELDEDANEFITYAVEGVSLMQTLIDDVLVYSKVDTQAIAFQLTEVETALERALSNLRQRILETGATITHDALPTVMAGSTQLMQLFQNLIANAIKFRSDQPPQIHIGAERLEDEWLFWVKDNGIGIDPQFSDRIFVIFQRLHTRDEYPGTGMGLAICKKIIECHRGRIWVESQLDEGATFYFTIPVGGRERERRNGRKTQNNIFG, via the coding sequence ATGAGAATAGATTTACAATTGCCAGATATTAATGTAAATAGCTTAAAAGAAGCTCCAATTCATCTTTTTAGACAAATTCAGCCTCACGGGGTGCTTTTAGTTTTAGAAGAGCCGGAATTAAAAATCTTACAAATTAGTAGTAATACCTGGAATGTTTTCGGTATCAATCCCGAAAATATGTTGCACAAAAAGCTTGAAGATTTACTTGATCCCTTCCAAATTGAAAGAATTAAAGTTGGATTATCAGAAGATAATCTGGAATTTATCAATCCTACAAAAATTTGGGTGAGAAAGAAAGGTGATGATTACGTAGTATTCGACGCAGTTTTTCACCGGAATGCAGAAGGATTTTTGATTTTAGAATTAGAACCAGCTATTTCACGGGAAAATATTCCCTTTTTAAGCTTTTATCATCTAGCGAGAGCTTCCATTAATCAGTTAGAAAAAACCTCAAATCTGCGTGACTTTTGTCAAATTATTGTCCAAGAAGTGCGAAAAGTCACGGGATTTGATCGGGTGATGCTGTATAAATTTGATGATGATGGGCATGGTTCTGTAGTTGCAGAAGAAAAACTAGCAAGTCTAGAACCCTATCTAGGACTACATTATCCCGAATCAGATATTCCCAAACCAGCTAGAAAATTATTTGCTTCTAATTCGATTAGATTAATCCCGGATGCTTACGCCGAACCTGTACAAATTTTACCTGCGAATAATCCGGTTAGCGATCGCCCTGTTGATTTAACTAACTCAATTCTTAGAAGTGCTGCTTCTTGTCATACAGAATACTTACACAATATGGGTGTAGGTGCTTCGTTGACTATCTCGTTAATTAAAGACCAAAAACTTTGGGGATTAATTGCTTGCCATCATCAATCACCCAAATATGTTTCCTACGAGTTACGCAAAGCATGTGAATTTTTGGGACGAGTCATATTTTCAGAAATCTCAGCCAGAGAAGAAACAGAAAACTACGATTATCGCATGAGTTTGACACACATTCAATCACTTTTGGTTGAATATATGTCTCAAGAAGAAAACTTTATTGATGGTTTAGTTAAACACCAGCCAAATCTCCTCAATTTAACCAGCGCTCAAGGAGCAGCTGTATGTTTTGGCGACCATTGTACAGTGATTGGTGAAACTCCTCAAGAAGAAGACCTCAATTATTTAGTTCAGTGGCTCAAGAATAACGTTGATGAAGAAGTTTTCTACACAGATTCTCTGCCACAAGTTTATCCGGATGCCGAAAGATTTAAGAATGTTGCCAGCGGTTTATTAGCGATTCCGATTTCTCGGCGTAATTATGTTTTGTGGTTTCGACCGGAAGTAATTCAAACTGTTAATTGGGGTGGTGATCCTCATAAAGCGTTTGAAGTAAGCCAAACAGAAGGAAATGTGCGTTTGTGTCCGCGCAAATCATTTGAACTGTGGAAAGAAACCGTTCGTCTCACATCTTTACCTTGGCAATATGTAGAAGTAAAAGCAGCCTTAGAACTACGCAAAGCTATTGTGAATATTGTGCTGCGTCAAGCTGATGAATTGGCACAGTTAGCTCAAGATTTAGAACGTTCTAATGCCGAACTGAAAAAGTTTGCCTACGTCGCCTCCCATGATTTGCAAGAACCACTCAATCAAGTAGCAAATTATGTGCAGTTATTGGAGATGCGCTATCAAGGAGAACTTGATGAAGATGCTAATGAATTTATCACTTATGCTGTAGAGGGAGTCAGCCTCATGCAGACATTGATTGATGACGTACTGGTATACTCAAAAGTGGATACTCAGGCGATCGCTTTTCAACTAACTGAAGTAGAGACAGCCTTAGAGCGCGCTCTCAGTAATTTACGTCAACGCATTTTAGAAACTGGGGCTACAATCACCCACGATGCTCTACCGACAGTGATGGCTGGTAGCACACAGCTAATGCAACTATTTCAGAATCTAATTGCCAACGCCATTAAGTTCCGTAGTGACCAACCACCACAAATTCATATAGGAGCAGAAAGACTAGAGGATGAATGGTTGTTCTGGGTAAAAGATAATGGTATTGGCATTGATCCCCAGTTTAGCGATCGCATTTTCGTCATCTTTCAACGTCTGCATACACGGGATGAGTATCCCGGTACAGGTATGGGCTTAGCGATATGCAAGAAGATTATTGAATGTCACCGGGGTCGGATATGGGTTGAGTCACAACTAGATGAAGGCGCAAC
- a CDS encoding dolichyl-phosphate-mannose--protein mannosyltransferase — MTKKWFRVGLTGIFLLSLALRFWGIDRFNTLVFDEVYYAKFGNNYLTHVPFFDGHPPLGKYMIAIGIWLGSHVPFWHETVNGLTGSLRSPWSYRWMNAFCGSFIPVIVTGIAYQLSYRRSFALLAGLFTACDGIFLVESRYALINIYIVLFGLLGQLLFLLALANRRQKRTFYLIFAGIAFGASVATKWNGLFFLLGIYLVWSISLIWQRIAKIIKQSTDVIDDFPANMPIPQPSLLQNLTQLNIIQIIFFLGIVPLAVYSLIWIPHLQLNPKYGLIEIHKQILAFHENLGGNTAKVHPYCAAWYKWPLMTRPIAYYYQTAQSFSDPLPVLGPPLPAGAGKVIYDIHAMGNPFLWWFGLTAIIFLLSLLIGQIIIYAMRHKRIFVNKTLGIDTWIALYLVSNYAVNLVPWMKVTRCVFIYHYMTAVIFAFLAIAWFVDQCLRSYYQQVRVVGVTITFIILAAFIFWMPVYLGLPLTPEGYKPLRMWFNSWI; from the coding sequence ATGACTAAAAAGTGGTTCCGAGTTGGACTTACGGGTATATTTCTACTCTCACTTGCCTTGCGGTTTTGGGGAATAGACAGATTTAACACTTTGGTATTTGATGAAGTTTATTATGCCAAATTTGGTAATAACTATCTTACCCATGTGCCATTTTTTGATGGTCATCCACCATTAGGTAAATATATGATAGCAATCGGAATATGGCTAGGTAGTCATGTTCCATTTTGGCATGAGACGGTAAATGGGCTAACAGGTTCGCTGCGATCGCCTTGGAGTTATCGCTGGATGAATGCCTTTTGTGGGTCATTTATTCCTGTAATTGTGACGGGTATTGCTTATCAGTTAAGTTATCGTCGCAGTTTTGCTTTACTTGCTGGCTTATTCACAGCCTGTGATGGCATCTTTCTTGTCGAGTCTCGCTATGCCTTGATTAATATTTATATAGTTTTGTTTGGTTTATTAGGGCAGTTATTGTTCTTATTAGCATTGGCAAATCGCAGACAAAAAAGAACATTTTACTTAATATTTGCTGGCATAGCTTTTGGGGCATCAGTTGCTACGAAGTGGAATGGTTTATTTTTTCTGTTAGGTATATATCTAGTTTGGAGTATCAGTTTGATATGGCAACGAATAGCTAAAATAATAAAGCAGTCAACAGATGTTATAGATGATTTTCCTGCTAATATGCCAATTCCTCAGCCATCTTTGCTGCAAAATTTAACCCAATTAAATATTATCCAAATTATCTTTTTTCTAGGAATTGTTCCCCTTGCAGTTTACAGTTTAATTTGGATTCCTCATTTACAATTAAATCCTAAATATGGATTGATAGAAATACATAAGCAAATATTGGCGTTTCACGAAAATCTAGGTGGTAATACTGCCAAAGTTCATCCTTACTGTGCTGCTTGGTATAAATGGCCTTTGATGACTCGACCAATAGCTTATTATTATCAAACGGCTCAAAGTTTTAGCGATCCCCTACCTGTGTTGGGGCCTCCTTTGCCTGCTGGTGCTGGAAAAGTGATTTATGATATCCATGCAATGGGCAACCCTTTTTTGTGGTGGTTTGGTCTGACAGCTATTATATTTTTATTGAGTTTGTTAATCGGACAAATTATTATATATGCGATGCGGCACAAGCGTATATTCGTCAATAAAACGCTAGGTATTGATACATGGATTGCCTTATATTTAGTGTCCAACTATGCCGTTAATTTAGTACCTTGGATGAAGGTAACAAGGTGCGTTTTTATTTACCATTACATGACGGCTGTAATATTTGCATTTTTAGCGATCGCTTGGTTTGTTGATCAATGTCTTCGTAGTTATTATCAGCAGGTTCGGGTAGTAGGTGTCACTATTACTTTTATTATTTTGGCTGCGTTTATTTTTTGGATGCCTGTTTATTTAGGTCTACCCCTTACTCCTGAAGGTTATAAACCTTTGCGGATGTGGTTTAACTCTTGGATTTGA